A single Augochlora pura isolate Apur16 chromosome 2, APUR_v2.2.1, whole genome shotgun sequence DNA region contains:
- the LOC144478443 gene encoding uncharacterized protein LOC144478443 isoform X3 yields MWDTSGEPPGEKEGGSSDLVVQAKETCENKSPLESLEEVMTKSTSSSKKQEEVQEYARRLSKIKSRAKLSRKNKEGHMAPKDTSHTSDATLPGTSYKAIEDIGQAKTAKAKSTLLQKKLAEDRKVFEQRNKERTETKRAVEEKVEAIRQQLGEKDVSHQDLAVINVQKDQLSVTPIKPVMITSEVMSPVQIESIREKENKITELNNKIVELEATVIDLQENLKEKDSVIESKMKAVTLMSADLSKKGKTTLDTLEDTKDEMRTMQEHFILLESSLKNKNENLLMQLQERDNKITELEESVNRYEQEVNKQKLSESASADFSRSTMDTLVETKEAMKSMQENFVLIESSLKAKNDNLLQQLQDYEIKLAEANQRIFKLESGAGIERDPSIDDLQYKLGKLEHSHKQLQDEKYELQKSIADLQNKIVNISANGNGAVIEKDNRIVELENLVEELKQSNKLLEEESKAELQKLLADMTLKNEDYANKITDLETLVHKLEEEKSDIVAKLPDESVDTDEKVAKLTKELEDLNRSMIKMKAQHKSKIKNLQKQLESFKMVSDTNAELVRLANQVALLEEEKGNLQLNLVDFDELKASAGDWQEQIIYLESKVFDQAKEIEMQIEAIAALENQKLDLTQELHMAKQEISSLEAENAESENLRVTAEMKVVDFEEQLESLQKLRDESKLKSSSEENQDELIRKIEVLTQENTDLHNRITKIEEKGAYDSGSTESFEALQDMDKSDLLKKVEDLIQKNNELTLKLNKVQEVGNSHAGSTESFETINDTDKNELLKKIDQLTQEINDLTIKLNRVEEKGSSDTGSTESFDRIPEHNESMTKIDLLTQENHELIIKLTKLEEQLEYIETSRKESKSNDDLQPKVDSLLEENSNQSAELSNLKAQLLEITVENTNLQKQIETLTVEISTIRSEDTTERSKREIDLSTQIDVLLEEKVHLEKEIKELHNALEKSREITVQDSGLASRVEELLKENENILNRLSDLETFNEKLKGELVATTQEKDELYNKINQMLPDDPASEGSELFEKLEKLNKEKQQLNEQVETLQEKLNKVVSDDQVTDKFIVSLEQEVEDMKKTIVEQTGIIGEFEVKLANKEKELEEKDKEIHNYQTSQQKIVSLADELKEIQERLHKSSMEKASIEEEFNALHEAKGALLEEKQAKDAENNLLKQQLQDTTTSYESKIEEQQVAITEKENEIVKMKEQIEEKDQELHGKYMELQNKMIAIDSLQDELSNLKILIQEKDALLISASEEIASLKNVMRDREVEIVSLRKEFTDLNEKVEESKPLKEYNELLEQLKNKDMILDESQYRFNATAKENNNLLEKIKNLSQQNDEMGQELNEKQQELSNLLVEKDHLDTEITELKNSKDQDEKRIQELQNTSAYYASIVDDLKEELRTGYRQIEQLKQQHTEDMELQSQRVEELIIDLQSKTQECEALNSELLEKKMLIGQNVTEEVKVTLEAKVAELEQKLKDSEDKIQTQLERMKKIAANLRKKSTMCQELEARVTELEEKWMTEKDEKEAKNKQIQDVEILMREKDTRIADLEEKLIQAKSESAEAFTNIDKLTSDLTNSNEKISLFMQQITEIEKETTTIKMQLDSLKVELAVEKEAKQNVISEYETYRQQVATENERQQLELDEVKEKARELSVRMQVMEAEYVEQLALIKNLIAENALLSSKQSQINEKLENVEKESEDRRVLLEQLQRECSTTTVTTQTEEEEVVEDETKIPGTQHCNHCEQCQTVVQALEAKLQEREAEIENLDNELANYIGNFVQMREALRFNDLMNQTAMRNRSLEDPYNELLFQYNALVSNHEEVKTKLDDALKENKDLLDKIEGLQSANVTLEEKVIATEQALEENKQNAELLGNVDSLNSELMKKCEDSESKLLNVQQELQNIQQRAVQLEQELNSQSALLKSEEEQRMQAEQLLQDARNNFKEEIESLKTDKTASEKTIENLKVELETYRNQSESFVEKSVSKREAPTVDFASSERDNVPQLFDASKIFGTTAADSNILGDAEMQRLQAQLSEKEAQCLNLTQEVSDLQRQLIDERSHMSQNYSQCVEDVETSRKEMIASQANLEQFLSEKDKYIDSLKADLNILNLQLTGALESTATKELIETLTAERDHQKILLESQKQQIANLEEELKNSTDTELIRDLEIRVSNITKERDLLQLQLSDSTKLLAEMKESVAIGKNMQLEIEKATRERDEAKEMVANLTQALEDAYKTAEKTSTFTDSSTKESTPQEEPVITRTVPDSLKPVAENVLQTTPTNVWDAGSSEKLNVDDETWGWTEEDTEFIGEQVDISLPLVSNIETQLRAQVEDLQDRIKDLEKERDTLKEENNHVQLRSGKMIKKLKEYKVQVENLQQQLKIQKSTSDFYELDSAIEEELKSQISKLEKALNEVREEQKNMLAEKESLIKRVDILVAANERYMEMKERQCMDMEVLRIRNKELSDKVQFLDHRLQESAVGAADSNASQEVTHVASEQVAKPVERQKRSVDGENLEDLCKKYKDELDNLKDEMEALATENEQLQHFLEKQKEKLSTLESKRTVEENESIQIVDDLNKRIAELQSMLSKSREEYELLRKQYEQSLMDANDQVTVMRQNTDFLKEEYLEKISKLEMNIADLHLQLEKSESNANSFQKSLQEAVQENTSLREKLSDVTTSSEKQISSMSTSMAEITDLLNVRIQEVADLKQALQRQYIDHEEVKTQLQGSMQQLNQELDERKQQVENLKKSLNEKENEFIQQQSVETVSSLVSQATQELMQKHAIEIEEKEKEIRQLNERLSALEASVNICQLEKESSTGQFEVQQQELELLRHNLLEKESIQESLQMNLISLKEQLSEKEKQALQNEEELQRRLKEAEEISIQVQTHVSRIQSLEQELEVVKATLMEKETALGYCTQESAECKLNLESRNAEINELRAELQKVNALRNELQEKSEQINRFSAELEAVQIALNETRQNLSEKTSLLDKNNQLLNEKQMELDRLSTVQQEQPQQSSSEIIDGLPVFRMCDDTTKLQHTIDSIQAELIKKQEEIDHLKYIANENTYPNIIQEMQEIINGLYNEKAELTYSLEEAALKSAEKDKEIEGLVQLVETKSQEFITKEEAIASTKVRRSPEDHEEIVQLQNELHTKEQEINELKYVIAEKDSQLSLQASMEPQSDNFELQEMVQRLTTELYGKEQEIQQLKSMIAALQKEVTRLEEYERLSEETKNAIQRLNMEKEAIRIQAAEFLEQKMEEKEAEINEIKERLSMENRNILAELQLRDKDIENMKIELEDSSLVERKLKEILGSKDEEIIHLGADLADKEHRLAELSITKDTELHNLRVLIHEKDVRIEELLALSDEEEKQLKELKNTLVARETEINSLKTLLEDKVKEYELIQNVLKKDVPIVDVSAIQSGQASGEEAGTSTSQELELAMYMLHQRDVRCEELTYELMQLLEERDVLQLRLSNAIRVNEELRKSSNADVSLTNEPSVSGSSEPLVEHPSPSKSEGPVEIAKEAIDAPIDEDKETLALKLSQLHTVSHAKDVRLRDERELRHTQQMSLLAHKDVLSTLPPEAAARLVNANYTLSRDVQSQSSVLLNWLWGKRSDVYETI; encoded by the exons ATGTGGGATACGTCAGGGGAGCCACcaggagaaaaagaaggaggTTCATCAGACTTAGTGGTGCAAGCAAAAGAAACATGTGAAAACAAAAGTCCTTTGGAATCCCTTGAGGAAGTTATGACGAAGAGCACATCAAGTTCAAAAAAGCAGGAAGAGGTCCAG GAATATGCCAGAAgactttcaaaaattaaatcaagaGCTAAATTATCACGTAAGAATAAAGAAGGACATATGGCACCTAAAGATACATCACATACATCTGATGCAACATTACCTGGCACTTCTTACAAAGCTATCGAAGATATTGGTCAGGCAAAAACTGCAAAAGCAAAGTCTACTTTACTCCAAAAGAAATTAGCAGAGGACAGAAAGGTATTCGAACAACGTAACAAAGAAAGAACTGAAACTAAACGTGCAGTGGAAGAGAAGGTAGAGGCTATTAGGCAACAGCTAGGAGAGAAGGATGTGTCTCATCAAGATTTAGCAGTAATAAACGTACAAAAGGATCAACTATCTGTCACGCCTATCAAACCAGTCATGATCACTTCAGAG GTGATGTCACCAGTACAAATTGAGAGCattcgagaaaaagaaaataaaattacagaactgaataataaaattgtagaactGGAAGCAACTGTTATAGATCTCcaagaaaatttgaaagaaaaagattcTGTTATTGAATCAAAAATGAAGGCAGTTACGCTCATGTCTGCAGATCTCTCTAAAAAAGGTAAAACAACATTGGACACTCTCGAAGACACAAAAGATGAAATGCGAACAATGCAAGAACATTTTATACTTCTGGAatcttcattaaaaaataaaaatgaaaatcttcTAATGCAATTACAAGAaagagataataaaataacggaATTAGAAGAATCAGTTAACCg GTATGAACAAGAAGTCAACAAACAGAAGTTATCCGAATCGGCAAGTGCTGATTTTTCTCGGTCTACAATGGATACATTGGTAGAAACCAAAGAAGCAATGAAATCAATGCAAGAAAATTTTGTACTTATAGAATCATCACTTAAAGCGAAAAATGATAATCTTCTTCAACAGCTGCaagattatgaaattaaattagcagAAGCTAATCAGCGAATATTTAAACTGGAATCTGGTGCTGGAATAGAAAGAGACCCATCGATTGATgatttgcaatataaattagGAAAATTGGAGCATAGTCACAAACAATTACAAGATGAGAAGTATGAATTGCAAAAAAGTATTGCtgatttgcaaaataaaatagtgaatATATCCGCCAATGGTAATGGTGCAGTGATAGAAAAGGACAATCGAATAGTTGAACTTGAAAATTTAGTGGAGGAGCTGAAACAGTCTAATAAACTTCTTGAAGAAGAATCTAAGGCggaattgcaaaaattgttagcAGATATGACACTTAAAAATGAAGactatgcaaataaaattactgatCTTGAAACTTTAGTACATAAactcgaagaagaaaaaagtgATATTGTAGCCAAATTACCAGATGAAAGTGTTGATACAGACGAAAAAGTGGCGAAACTTACCAAAGAATTAGAGGACTTGAATAGAAGCATGATTAAAATGAAAGCGCaacataaaagtaaaataaagaatttgcAAAAGCAACTGGAGAgttttaaaatg GTATCAGACACAAATGCAGAACTTGTTAGACTGGCGAATCAAGTGGCATTACTAGAGGAGGAGAAAGGTAACCTTCAGCTGAATCTGGTAGACTTTGACGAGCTTAAAG CCTCGGCAGGAGACTGGCAAGAACAGATTATTTACCTCGAAAGTAAAGTTTTTGATCAggcaaaagaaattgaaatgcaaattGAAGCCATTGCTGCATTAGAGAATCAAAAATTGGATCTCACGCAAG AGCTTCATATGGCGAAGCAGGAGATTTCATCTTTAGAAGCAGAAAATGCAGAGTCTGAAAATCTACGGGTGACTGCAGAAATGAAAGTCGTTGATTTCGAAGAACAATTAGAATCCTTGCAGAAACTACGAGATGAAAGTAAATTGAAGTCTTCATCGGAGGAGAATCAAGATGAATTAATTAGGAAGATAGAAGTTCTGACACAGGAAAATACTGATTTACATAATAGAATaacgaaaatcgaagaaaaaggagccTACGACTCTGGTTCTACCGAGTCATTTGAAGCGTTACAAGACATGGATAAGAGTGATTTGTTGAAGAAAGTTGAAGATCTGATTCAGAAGAATAATGAATTAACTCTCAAATTAAACAAAGTTCAAGAGGTAGGAAATTCACATGCTGGATCTACAGAATCGTTTGAAACTATAAACGATACAGACAAAAATGAActgttaaagaaaattgatcaGTTGACTCAAGAGATCAATGACTTGACAATAAAGTTAAATCGTGTAGAGGAGAAAGGATCCTCTGATACAGGATCAACAGAATCATTTGATCGCATTCCAGAGCACAATGAGAGTATGACGAAGATCGATCTCCTTACTCAAGAAAATCatgaattaataatcaaaCTTACGAAATTAGAGGAGCAATTGGAATACATAGAAACCAGTCGAAAGGAATCGAAATCTAACGATGATTTGCAACCAAAAGTTGATAGTTTACTAGAAGAAAACAGTAATCAATCTGCGGAATTATCTAACCTTAAAGCACAATTATTAGAGATTACAGTAGAGAATACTAATTTGCAAAAGCAAATTGAAACTTTAACTGTAGAGATTTCAACCATTAGATCAGAGGATACTACAGAAAGATCGAAGAGGGAAATTGATCTATCAACACAAATCGATGTGTTATTGGAAGAAAAAGTTCATCtagaaaaagagataaaggAATTACATAATGCTTTAGAAAAATCTCGTGAAATCACAGTTCAGGATTCTGGTCTTGCATCAAGAGTGGAAGAATTGctaaaagaaaatgagaatataCTTAACAGACTGTCAGATCTTGAAacgtttaatgaaaaattgaagggAGAATTAGTGGCTACAACGCAAGAGAAAGATGaattatacaacaaaattaatcaaatgttACCCGACGATCCTGCTAGTGAAGGatcagaattatttgaaaaattagaaaaattgaataaagagAAACAGCAGCTAAACGAACAAGTAGAAACCCTtcaggaaaaattaaataaagtagtaTCCGATGATCAAGTGACAGATAAATTTATCGTTTCGTTAGAACAAGAAGTTGAAGATATGAAGAAAACGATTGTTGAACAAACTGGTATAATTGGAGAGTTTGAAGTTAAACTGGcgaataaagagaaagaattaGAAGAAAAGGATAAAGAGATTCACAATTATCAAACATCTCAACAGAAAATTGTAAGTTTGGCAGACGAATTGAAGGAAATACAAGAGAGACTTCACAAGTCGTCAATGGAGAAAGCTTCTAttgaagaagaatttaatgcATTGCACGAAGCGAAAGGAGCATTACTCGAAGAGAAGCAGGCAAAAgatgcagaaaataatttgttaaagcAGCAATTACAAGATACTACCACTTCATACGAGTCAAAGATTGAGGAACAACAAGTAGCAATAACTGaaaaggaaaatgaaattgtaaagatGAAAGAAcaaattgaagaaaaagatCAGGAGTTACATGGTAAATATATGGAACTACAAAACAAAATGATTGCGATTGACAGTTTACAGGATGAACTgagcaatttgaaaattttaatccaAGAGAAGGATGCTTTATTGATATCTGCTTCCGAGGAAATTGCGAGTCTTAAGAATGTGATGAGAGATAGAGAAGTAGAAATAGTTTCTTTAAGAAAAGAGTTTACTGACTTGAACGAGAAGGTAGAGGAATCTAAACCCTTGAAAGAATACAACGAATTATTAGAGCAGTTAAAGAATAAGGATATGATTCTTGATGAGTCTCAATATAGGTTTAATGCTaccgcgaaagaaaataataatttattggagaaaataaagaatttgtcTCAACAGAATGATGAAATGGGACAAGAATTGAATGAAAAGCAACAAGAACTTTCAAATCTTCTAGTAGAAAAGGATCATTTGGATACTGAAATCACAGAGCTCAAGAATAGCAAGGATCAGGATGAAAAACGTATTCAAGAATTGCAAAACACTTCAGCCTACTATGCAAGCATTGTTGACGATTTAAAAGAGGAATTGAGGACCGGATACAGGCAGATAGAGCAACTAAAGCAGCAGCACACAGAGGACATGGAATTACAAAGTCAAAGAGTCGAGGAATTGATCATAGATCTCCAATCTAAGACTCAAGAATGTGAGGCATTGAATAGCGAATTGTTAGAGAAAAAAATGCTGATTGGTCAAAATGTAACTGAAGAAGTTAAAGTTACTTTGGAAGCTAAAGTCGCTGAGttagaacaaaaattgaaagactCCGAGGATAAGATACAAACGCAGTTAGAGAGGATGAAGAAAATAGCGGCGAATTTAAGAAAGAAGTCAACGATGTGCCAGGAACTTGAGGCTAGGGTCACCGAGCTCGAAGAAAAATGGATGACCGAGAAAGATGAAAAGGAGGCGAAAAATAAGCAGATTCAGGATGTGGAAATCCTGATGCGCGAAAAGGACACGAGGATAGcagatttagaagaaaaattaatacaagcGAAGAGTGAGAGTGCAGAGGCTTTTACGAATATCGATAAGCTTACAAGTGACTTGACTAATTCTAACGAAAAAATATCCTTGTTCATGCAACAGATCACagagatagaaaaagaaactaCAACGATTAAAATGCAATTGGATTCTTTAAAAGTTGAACTCGCAGTAGAAAAAGAAGCGAAACAGAACGTGATTTCTGAATACGAAACTTACAGACAGCAGGTTGCTACAGAGAATGAGCGCCAACAATTGGAGCTAGACGAAGTTAAAGAGAAAGCAAGGGAACTAAGTGTTCGAATGCAGGTTATGGAAGCAGAGTACGTTGAACAGCTTGCATTAATAAAGAATCTAATAGCCGAGAATGCTTTGTTGTCGTCAAAACAGTCACAGATCAATGAGAAGTTAGAGAACGTGGAGAAGGAGTCGGAGGATCGAAGGGTGTTACTGGAACAGCTGCAAAGGGAGTGCAGTACCACTACAGTCACCACTCAAACCGAGGAGGAAGAAGTTGTTGAGGATGAGACTAAAATTCCTGGTACACAACATTGCAACCATTGCGAACAGTGTCAAACGGTGGTGCAAGCGTTAGAAGCGAAACTACAAGAACGGGAGGCAGAAATAGAGAATTTAGATAATGAGCTGGCAAATTACATTGGTAATTTCGTTCAGATGAGAGAGGCTCTTAGGTTCAACGATTTGATGAACCAAACTGCTATGAGAAACAGGTCACTGGAGGATCCCTATAACGAATTGTTGTTCCAGTATAACGCACTCGTTTCGAATCACGAAGaagttaaaacaaaattagatGACGCTCtaaaggaaaataaagatttattagaCAAAATCGAAGGTTTACAATCTGCAAACGTTACTCTagaagaaaaagtaattgCAACTGAACAAGCATTGGAGGAAAACAAGCAGAATGCGGAATTATTGGGAAATGTTGATTCCTTGAATTCTGAGTTAATGAAGAAATGCGAGGACAGCGAATCGAAGTTGTTAAACGTACAACAAgagttgcaaaatattcagCAGCGTGCAGTTCAGTTAGAACAGGAACTAAACTCCCAAAGTGCACTGTTAAAATCCGAAGAGGAGCAACGAATGCAAGCGGAACAATTATTGCAGGACGCAAGAAATAACTTCAAAGAAGAAATAGAGTCTTTAAAGACTGATAAAACTGCGAGTGAGAAAACAATAGAGAATCTAAAAGTTGAGTTAGAAACTTACAGAAATCAAAGCGAATCGTTCGTTGAGAAATCAGTCAGTAAAAGAGAAGCGCCTACTGTGGACTTTGCATCCAGCGAACGAGACAACGTGCCTCAATTATTTGATGCCTCTAAAATCTTTGGAACAACCGCCGCTGATTCCAATATTCTAGGTGACGCAGAAATGCAAAGACTTCAAGCTCAGTTGAGTGAGAAGGAGGCACAATGTTTGAATCTTACTCAAGAGGTCAGCGATTTGCAAAGGCAATTGATCGATGAGAGGTCTCATATGTCTCAAAACTACAGCCAATGCGTTGAAGATGTGGAAACTTCGAGGAAGGAGATGATTGCATCTCAAGCAAACTTAGAACAGTTCCTGTCTGAAAAGGACAAATATATTGATTCATTAAAAGCGGACCTAAACATCCttaatttgcaattaacaGGAGCGTTGGAGTCGACTGCTACAAAGGAGTTAATTGAAACGCTGACCGCAGAGCGTGACCACCAGAAGATCTTGTTGGAGTCCCAGAAACAACAAATTGCCAATttagaagaagaattaaagaaCTCGACGGATACTGAACTGATACGTGATTTGGAAATTCGTGTTTCGAATATTACCAAGGAAAGAGATTTGTTGCAGTTACAGCTGAGCGACTCAACTAAATTATTGGCGGAGATGAAAGAATCTGTAGCAATTGgaaaaaatatgcaattagAAATCGAGAAAGCCACACGTGAAAGGGATGAAGCCAAGGAAATGGTAGCTAATCTGACTCAAGCTTTGGAAGACGCCTACAAGACTGCGGAAAAAACGTCCACTTTCACTGATTCATCTACCAAAGAGTCAACACCTCAAGAGGAACCCGTAATTACTCGCACGGTGCCAGATTCTTTGAAACCAGTCGCTGAAAATGTTCTTCAAACAACTCCAACTAACGTCTGGGACGCCGGATCTTCCGAAAAACTTAATGTCGATGACGAAACCTGGGGCTGGACCGAGGAAGACACTGAATTCATCGGTGAACAAGTCGATATAAGTTTACCATTAGTTTCTAACATAGAGACGCAGTTACGAGCGCAGGTGGAGGATCTTCAAGATCGAATAAAAGATTTGGAAAAGGAGAGGGACACGCTGAAGGAGGAGAACAATCATGTTCAGTTAAGAAGCGGCAAGATGATAAAGAAACTCAAAGAGTATAAGGTGCAGGTGGAAAACCTTCAGCAGCAGTTGAAGATCCAAAAATCAACGAGCGATTTTTATGAGCTGGATTCTGCGATAGAGGAAGAGCTGAAATCTCAGATCAGCAAGCTGGAGAAGGCGTTGAACGAAGTAAGGGAGGAGCAGAAGAACATGCTTGCTGAGAAAGAATCGCTGATTAAACGGGTAGATATTCTCGTCGCTGCGAACGAGCGGTACAtggaaatgaaagaaagacaATGCATGGACATGGAGGTGCTTCGTATTCGGAACAAGGAGTTGTCGGACAAAGTTCAATTCCTGGACCATCGTTTACAGGAGAGTGCAGTTGGCGCTGCAGACAGCAACGCTTCTCAAGAAGTGACTCATGTTGCTTCTGAACAAGTAGCCAAACCGGTTGAACGTCAGAAAAGATCTGTCGACGGCGAAAACCTGGAAGATCTCTGTAAAAAGTACAAAGACGAACTAGACAATCTGAAAGACGAGATGGAAGCACTGGCTACCGAGAACGAACAGTTGCAACATTTCTTGGAGAAGCAGAAGGAGAAGTTGTCCACATTGGAGTCGAAAAGAACAGTGGAAGAGAACGAGTCCATTCAGATCGTGGATGATCTAAACAAAAGGATTGCGGAGTTGCAGAGCATGTTGAGCAAATCTCGAGAGGAGTACGAGTTGCTGAGGAAGCAGTACGAGCAGAGCTTGATGGACGCCAACGACCAGGTGACGGTGATGAGGCAGAACACCGATTTTCTAAAAGAAGAGTATTTAGAGAAGATCAGCAAGTTAGAGATGAACATCGCTGACTTGCATCTGCAACTCGAGAAATCCGAGTCGAATGCGAACAGTTTTCAGAAAAGTTTGCAAGAAGCTGTTCAAGAAAATACAAGTCTACGGGAGAAGTTGTCCGATGTAACTACATCGTCGGAGAAACAAATTTCTAGTATGAGCACGTCGATGGCGGAGATAACCGATTTATTGAATGTCAGGATACAGGAAGTGGCTGACTTGAAGCAAGCACTTCAAAGACAATATATTGATCATGAGGAAGTAAAAACGCAATTGCAGGGATCTATGCAACAACTGAATCAGGAGCTCGACGAGAGGAAGCAACAAGTGGAGAATTTAAAGAAGTCTCTGAACGAGAAGGAAAACGAGTTTATTCAGCAACAAAGCGTGGAAACAGTCAGTTCTTTAGTGAGCCAAGCAACCCAGGAGCTTATGCAGAAGCATGCTATAGAGATCgaggagaaggaaaaagagattCGACAGTTGAACGAGAGATTATCGGCATTGGAAGCATCTGTGAATATCTGTCAACTGGAGAAGGAAAGCAGCACTGGTCAGTTCGAGGTGCAACAACAAGAGTTAGAATTGCTGAGACACAATTTGTTGGAGAAGGAATCGATCCAGGAGTCTCTTCAAATGAACCTGATCTCACTGAAGGAACAGTTAAgtgagaaagaaaaacaagcGTTACAAAACGAGGAAGAATTACAGAGGCGTCTGAAAGAGGCTGAAGAGATCTCCATTCAAGTGCAAACTCATGTTTCACGTATCCAGAGCTTGGAGCAGGAACTCGAAGTCGTGAAAGCTACtttaatggaaaaagaaaCCGCTTTAGGATACTGCACTCAGGAGTCAGCCGAGTGTAAACTAAATCTGGAAAGCAGAAATGCAGAAATTAACGAGCTTCGAGCAGAATTACAAAAGGTTAATGCTTTAAGGAATGAACTGCAGGAAAAGAGTGAGCAGATCAATCGTTTCAGTGCAGAATTGGAAGCTGTACAGATTGCTTTGAACGAGACCAGACAAAACTTGAGCGAGAAGACAAGTTTGCTGGATAAGAATAACCAGCTGTTGAACGAGAAGCAAATGGAACTGGACAGGTTGTCGACAGTACAGCAGGAGCAGCCACAACAGAGTTCTTCCGAAATCATAGACGGATTGCCGGTTTTCAGAATGTGCGACGACACCACAAAGCTGCAGCATACGATAGATTCTATACAAGCTGAATTAATCAAAAAACAAGAGGAGATCGATCATCTGAAATATATTGCGAACGAGAACACGTATCCCAATATAATTCAAGAGATGCAAGAGATAATAAACGGTCTCTATAATGAGAAGGCCGAGCTAACTTATTCTCTGGAAGAGGCTGCGTTGAAGTCTGCAGAAAAGGATAAGGAAATTGAAGGTTTGGTACAGTTAGTCGAAACGAAGAGTCAGGAATTCATAACCAAGGAAGAAGCAATTGCTTCGACGAAGGTTCGACGGTCCCCAGAAGATCATGAAGAAATAGTTCAGTTGCAAAACGAATTGCACACTAAGGAACAAGAGATCAACGAGCTGAAGTATGTGATTGCCGAGAAGGATTCGCAGTTGTCCCTCCAAGCAAGCATGGAACCGCAATCCGATAACTTCGAGCTGCAGGAAATGGTGCAGAGGCTGACCACGGAACTCTACGGTAAGGAGCAGGAGATTCAACAACTGAAATCGATGATCGCTGCGTTACAAAAGGAAGTGACTCGTCTGGAAGAGTACGAAAGGCTCTCCGAGGAAACCAAAAATGCCATACAGAGACTGAACATGGAGAAAGAGGCGATACGTATACAGGCGGCGGAGTTCTTAGAAcagaaaatggaagaaaaggAGGCAGAGATCAATGAGATCAAGGAAAGATTGTCCATGGAGAACAGAAATATCCTAGCCGAGTTACAGCTAAGAGACaaagatattgaaaatatgaaGATTGAGCTGGAAGATTCTTCCTTAGTGGAACGAAAGTTGAAAGAGATCTTAGGCAGCAAAgacgaagaaattattcatttgGGTGCCGACTTGGCAGACAAGGAACATAGACTAGCCGAGTTAAGCATCACTAAAGACACGGAATTGCACAATTTGAGGGTGCTAATTCATGAGAAGGATGTTCGTATAGAGGAGTTGCTGGCCCTCTCCGACGAGGAGGAAAAACAACTGAAGGAGTTGAAGAATACGTTAGTAGCCAGAGAAACGGAGATTAATTCGCTGAAGACGCTCCTGGAGGACAAAGTGAAGGAATACGAGTTAATTCAGAACGTGCTGAAGAAAGATGTTCCTATCGTGGATGTGTCCGCTATTCAAAGCGGACAGGCCTCTGGTGAAGAAGCCGGAACATCCACTTCACAGGAATTAGAACTAGCTATGTACATGCTTCATCAACGAGATGTCAGGTGCGAGGAACTGACGTACGAATTGATGCAGTTGCTCGAAGAAAGAGACGTACTGCAGCTGCGACTATCCAACGCGATTAGAGTGAACGAAGAACTTAGAAAAAGTAGTAACGCCGATGTCAGCCTGACGAACGAACCTTCCGTTTCTGGAAGCTCCGAACCCCTTGTAGAGCACCCCTCACCTTCCAAGTCCGAGGGACCAGTCGAAATAGCGAAAGAGGCTATCGATGCACCGATTGACGAAGACAAGGAGACTCTTGCTCTGAA GCTGTCACAGTTACACACGGTGAGCCACGCGAAAGATGTACGATTGAGGGATGAACGAGAGTTGAGGCACACACAGCAAATGTCTTTGTTAGCACACAAAGACGTCCTAAGTACTTTGCCCCCTGAAGCAGCTGCCAGGCTCGTCAATGCAAATTACACATTAT CTAGGGACGTTCAGAGCCAATCAAGCGTTTTACTAAACTGGTTATGGGGAAAAAG atccGACGTCTACGAAacgatttaa